From Strix aluco isolate bStrAlu1 chromosome 5, bStrAlu1.hap1, whole genome shotgun sequence:
GCCAAATCCCCCAATGCTGCAAAAATAGTTGTATTTTTCAAGCTGTGTAGCCGGGCCTGttattggttttaatttctttcggCACTTCCATGTTTGCAAAACAGCTCAACCAATGACTCTGTATGTGTATGGCCTTTTCCCCAGACGCTGTAGTGGCATGTATCATCCCAGAAAATGTGTCAACAGTTACGTGAACCCACCATAAGCAACCAAACGATGTTTGCCAGATTTCATTGGCTTCCAGGCCTCTGGGATTCACTGCATCAGCAGAGGGGGTTCCCCTGGTCTGCAGGCAGTCCGGACAAGCTCAGATGATGTCCAAAGCCTGGGATTTAGTGAGGTCAAATGTCTTCTGCAGGCTCCGTgcattttggtgaaaaaaatCGTGAGAAGCCTGAGCTTTTTGAAAGGCTAGTATGGCTGCTACAACTGCATCTGCCCAGGCATTCCCTTCTGTCAGCAGTCCAGGCAAATCAGTGTGTGACGAATATGGGTGATAAACAGAGGGTGCCGACGCTTGTCGATTAATGCTTGCACTGCTAAAAACATAGACAACAGTTTCCTATCATCGATTTCTTTTACTAATGCCATCTCGAATCACTGTACGACCTTAACTACATACGCTGAGCCAGCAACCATATTTATTTCCTGCTTCAGAAATGTTTGCACAGCTAGGATGGCTGCTCATAATTCAGTTCTCTGTGTGGAACCTGCTTGATAACATGCACAAGTCTGCCATCTTCCGGCTTGTTTCCATGCAATGCCTGCCTTACCAGTCTTGTCAGAACCATCTAAAAAAACCGTTAACACGGTGGAATGTGGGGTATGGCTGATCTTCTGCACAATTTTAGTGGTGAAATCGGTATGCTTTGTAATATCCTGTTTGCTGGTAACATGAAAGATATTTCACCTATAAAATCCACAAAGGCTGTCTGAAAGGTAATAGATTGCATAAGCAAATAGTTAAGCTGTTCTTTAGTACAGGGCAGATGTATGATCTGCAGATGAAGCCCTGTCAATGCTTGACATCGCTCTCGTCCTTTCTTTACCAAGGTAGCACACTGATCCACAAATGGTGTTATTGTTTTTTCCGGGGTGGCAGGTTAAAAAAATCCACTCCAAATATAATAATTCAGGTGCTAACTGTCTGACAAGAGCCAAGGGATAAGTGGCAGTAGGATATACAAACAACCTAACAGGTACATTGACCCACCGGTGGTCTGCCTGGAGTTGTTCAATATGCTCACACACTGTTATCATTTCCCTCCTTGCCTCAGGGATTATTTGACGCAGGGATGTTAAATCTGGGTCTCCCTTTAAcaaatcaaaaagattttttaattgttggGCAGCTATACTGAGGTACAGTCATACCTAGTTGATTGTTCCCAACAGTTTCTGGAGGTCATTCAATGTCGTGACTTCTATATTAAGGCATAGCCTTTGTGGCCTAACAGTACGGTAGGTCAATATATGTCCCAAGTACTTCCATGGCTCTACTTGTTGTATCTTTTGGGGGGCAATTTGAAGCCCTGACTGAACAAGCCAATTTTGCAAATGCTGATACCCCTTCTGTAAAGGGCTTCCTGCTCCTTTGCTGCTAATAgaatgtcatccatataatgatgtATTAAAAGATGAGGGTTTTGTTGTCTAATTGGATTGAGCACTGAGTGGACATAATGCTGACAAATAGTAGGGCTGTTTTTCATCCCTTGTAACACTTTCAATTGATAATGTTTCTTGGGCTGTGCATTATTTATTATGGgtactgaaaaggcaaatttaccCCTATCATTTGGATGTAGtgggattgtaaagaagcaatctTTAAGATCTATTGCAATTAAAAACCAGTTCTGAGGTATCATGGTAAGGTTTGGCACACCTGGTTTTAAAGCTCCCATAGGTTCTATTACTTTGTTTACTGCCCTGAGGTCCTGCAAAAGTTGCCACTTTCCACCTTTCTTCAGTATTACAAAAATAGGTATGTTCCATGGACTATTAGAGTGTTTAATGTGTCCTGCTTCTAGCTGTTCTTGAACTAAGCATTGGGCATGTTGTAATTTCTCCCCTTTTAGGGGCCACTGATCAACCCACACCAGCTTTTGTACTTTCCAAGTCAGTTGTAGGCCAGGGATTATGATCGTGGTCCCTTGCCAAAAGGCTGGGTCTGAATGGTTACATTCCATTGTGCCAACAAATCTCTCCCCCATAGGTTCAAGGGACAATCCATTATGTACACCTGTACCCATCCTTTCTGTCCATCCGGACCCTCACTTGGCAAGACCCTCTTACTTTGTTGTGGGGCAGATGTGCCACCTATGCCAGTAACCAATGATGGAACATTTTGCTGTTCCCAATCTGATGGCCAGTCACGTTGTGTGAGAATAGAAACATCTGCTCCTGTGTCTATAAGACCTTCAAAAGTTCTGCCCTGAATTTTTATTGTCACAATGGGTTTATTTGTCTGAATTGCAGTGGCCCATAGAATGTCTTTAACTCCTGTACTACCAAATCCAGCACTACCCGTCTGAGCTGATGCTGCCTGGGGTACCCAATACGGCAatatcagaatcacagaatcaactaggttggaaaggaccttgaagatcatctagtccaaccattaacctaacactaccagttcccatctacaccatatctctcagcgctatgtcaaccctactcttaaacacctccagggatggggactccaccacgtccctgggcaatccattccactgcctaataacccgttctgtaaagaaataattcctgatatccagtctaaaccttccctggcacaacttgaggccattccctcttgtcctatcgcttgttacttggttaaagaggctcatccccagctctctgcaacctcctttcaggtagttgtagagggcaatgaggtctcccctcagcctcctcttctccagactaaacacccccagttccctcagccgctcctcgtacgacatgtgctccagaccctgcaccagcttcgttgcccttctctggacatgctcgagtaattcaatgtcctttttgtagtgaggggcccagaactgaacacagtaatcgaggtgcggcctcaccagtgccgagtacaggggtaagatcacttccctgtccctgctggccatgctatttctgatacaggccaggataccattggcctgtATCAGCTGAGCTGTTTTTGTTCCTGGGGAAAGTACACGAAATCCTGATGTCTGCAACATTACTTTCATCTCATCCTGATAGTCTGCATCAATTACCCTGAGAATTATCCTCAGTCCTTGCATGGACGTGCTAGATCGACCCAAAACTAAACCTACCATTCCTGAGGGTAATTGCCCGTGAACTCCGGTTGAAGCCAGATATGTTACGTCTGGCTCTTTAAGGATCAATTCTGTGATAATGACAAGGTCCAACCCTGCGCTGCCAGCTGTTGCCGCTTGGAGCTCACGAACCCTTCGGCGTGGCTGTGGAATTCTTGGGGATTGCTCCAGAGACGCCCAGGCATTTGTCGGGGCACCAGGCCTCGCGCCCCCCCTCCTCCAGTTTCCAGAAAGAGGCATACCATTCTTATCAAATTTTGACCAACATTGATTAGGCCAGTGAAATCCTTTCCCACATCTGGAACAATGTTTAGAAGGCGATGGGCTTTGCTCCTTTCCTTGTTTACAATCTTTTTCAAAATGCCCAGGCTTTCCACGTGAGAAGCAAGTTCCCCTGGGTGCCACTTGCTGTCGCCCTCGCACTACCGGCACGGCTGCGCCTTGTGGCTCTGGGTACCTACGTGTTGGCAAGCTTTCAGATACTCGCCAAGATCCTGGGTTTGACAGTCACTATTAGCCCTGTCACATGCCAGCTGTAATATTAGGGCTTTGGCTGCCTCAGGGTTATCTACCAATTGAGAGATCACCACCTGTAAATGATCTATAAATTGCCAATATGACTCCCGGGACCCTTGTTGGATGGTCGCAAAGGAACCGATTCTGCGTTCCCCATCAGCTACCTTTTCCCACTCTATTAAAGCAGCTCGGGAGGCCTCAGTAAACAAGCGCTGATCTTGCTGGGCTTGAACGAGGGTGTCCATATACTGCCCTTCACCGACCAGCATGTCGTAGCCTATCGGTGTACCGTCAGCCAAATTTTTCACGGATTGCACAGTACAGAGATCTCCATACTCGGCTTTCCAGGTGGAATACTGTGCTGGCGTTAATACTGTTTTTATAAGTGCTTGCCAATCCTATGGGACCAGTTGATACCCATGGGAGATTGCCTCCAAtatacctgttgtaaaggagCTTTGAAGCCCGTTCTCATCGatgcttttctgcagttctttAAAAACTGACTATGGCAGGGACTCATGCTGTGGCTGCTGGTTGGATCTTAAAATTACCAGAGATGCCACAGGGTCCCCATTATTTAGTGTCTCTCTAAAACATGTTTCTAGCCTAGACCCTTTTCCCTGAATGTCTACTGGGAATGCCTCcggtgggggaggtggaaaatcTGGAGGTACAGATTCTAGTTCTTCATCTTTACCCTTTAACCCCCACTTGTTTCCCCCGGGGGAGCACTGGGAGTTACTTCTTTCTCCTGTTGGGACAGGGTACCAGCAGGTTCTACTGTTTCTCCTGCCAGCGGTtgtaaagccatgtaaatcaATTGCCATGTAAGCAAGACAGAGGTCGGAACTACAATCCCCAgctcttttttagttttaaactccTGTCTGACCTTCTACCATAATGCTAAATCAAAACTTCCATTGACTGGGAACCATGTACAATACTTAAAGATATATCGCAGTAACTCATGCGGTTGACCGTCTGTTACTGAACATTGGGCAGCCttcaatagctgctttaaaaCTTGCATATACAGATTTTGTTCCTTACAAACAAACTGATGGCAAGAGTTGTCAGCTACATATGATTTCTGAGTAGAGAAGTTGCCCATCTGACTGGTGAAGAAACCTGGGGGAGCTGAGTCCTAGAGTCTTTCCACCTAACTCGGTTGCTTTGCCTAAGTACAGAGTATGAATTGTCCATTGTTCATGCAGAGAGACACAGGCACCTCCAAGACAGAGTCAGATCTTAGGCTGGCTGAAATCTGTAAGATTAAGTGGGAACGATCAGCAAAATCTTCATATAATTTCTTTTACGCTTACCTAAGATATGCTTTGAAGTTCAGCTCCATGCAGCTGCCTGTTTCTAGAAGAAATATTCAAAAGGATACAGGCATTCTCTAAAATGACTCAGACTGAAATGAAAGAGATCTGTTCTGCTCCTTCCCCTAGCTAACAAAAACTCCTACTTTATGTATTCCGAAATGAGAGATCTCTACCCCCCGATGCAGATCATCCATCAGAAAGGGGACAACACACTGATCTTCGAAGCATGGTTTGAGAGTGGGAATTTGCAGAAGGTGGTCAAAGTGTAAgtttctaatctttttttcttttattaaggtGGAGTTATCAGAATTCTTATTATCAGCAGCCTGCTATCAGTTTCTGAGCAGGATGTGTTACTCTGGGTTTGTAACTTGTTTTACATTAGTTGAGTAAGCTTCAAGAGTAGTTTCAGGTAGCCTTCACTTGAAATGGTGTGATAGCCATTCCATAGCACTGAATATCTTCTATAGGTGATAATCACCCACACAAACTCAACACTTTTTCTTAAGCACTTCCATTTAAAGCATAATGTGGAGAATGTTTTTAGAAGTCCTAGTTATTATTAAAAGTCCTAAAGAAGACAGCAGTTGCATTATTGACACCCTCAGTGAGATTAGGCATCTTTTCCTGGCAGCTGTGTAGACTTTGATTTATGACAGTGTAAATCAGATTTCCACCTGATTCTCTGTGGGATGCTTTGTCATGATAGTCCACATTATTTGATACTGCATCACACGACAGTGCTAACCAGCATCACAACTCTTTGTCTTCTTTCTGCCTACAGCAATGAATTTGAATACCAGCTGACCTTGCGCACCGACCTCTACACAAGCAGACACACGCAGTGGTACTACTTCCAAGTAAACAATATGCAGGCAGGGATGCCATATCACTTCACTATTGTCAACTTTACCAAGCACAACAGCCTATATAAATGAGGCTTGTCAGAAGCCGATGCTAAGAAACACAAGGTTGGCTGGCGAAGGACTGGAAATGAAATCAAGTATTACAAAAACAATGCAGGCCAAGGTAGACGTCAGTACTTCTCACTCACTTGGACGTTCCAGTTCCCTCATGACCAGGACACCTGCTACTTTGCCCACTGCTATCCTTACACCTACTCCAACCTGCAGGAGCACCTGGTGGCCATCTCTAAAGATCCAGTGAAGTTCAAATTCTGCAAGATTCACATCTTGTGCCATTCACTGGCAGGAAACATAGTGTATGTTTTAACTATCACCAGCCCCCCCAGAAGTGGCAAGGGCACCAAGAAGAAGGCTGTGACACTAACCGTAAGGGTGCATCCGGGAGAAACTACAGTTCCTGGATAATGAAGGGCTTTCTGGATTACATTCTTGGTGATTCAGACAAAGCTCAACTCCTGCAGGAAAATTTTGTCTTCAAAGTGGTACCCATGTTGAATCCAGATGGGGTGATTGTGGGAAATCACCGCTGCTCTTTAACTGGTCAGGACCTGAATCGCAAATATGGATCCAACATGAAAAAATTTTATCCTTCCTTTTGGTATACCCGAAACATGATCAAAAGGTAacctcattttctttccctttagaaTAGATGATTTTCCTTTCCACTGTCTCTTTGTTAGTGTGACTTCTCTATGTCCCTTACTGTTTCGGTATTGTTTACATCTTTGCCCTGTACCCAACCCTTTCTGACCATTTTGTTTACATTCAGTTGCATTTCAGAgtgggttatttttttcttcagtattgtgCAGGTTTTCCTTTAATATACTTTCTCCATTTCTGGTAATAACTTGTATTTCCAAAGTAAAAGAGTTTTCATCAAAATGCTTTCAGCATGTTTCTCCCCACTATCCTCTGCCAAAATATACTTGTCAAATTccttatttctgtcattttcttcttttctggcaTACAACCACATCCCAGAATGAAGTTGGGTTCAGAATAGATCCCAGATGTCTATTTGACAAGATTGTCAAGTTTGCTCCATGTTTTGCTACAAATATATTTGATTTCTTATGCAGACTTCCAGTCACAGACACATTGATACTCTGGATTTAAAACTAAACCTTCAGCTAGTAAACTAAATCCCTCTGGTTTAACTTCTGTAACAAACTAATACAAACAAGATTCTTGTGCAGAAAGCCAGTGTCAGAATTAGtacatttaatgtttttcatcTAGTTACagcctatttttttaaaagatctgtgtTTTTTCAAATGAATGTTTTGGCATGTAGATCCCTAGCTTACAGAGGATGACCACTGTGCCTCTTCTTTTCCATGAGAATTCCTCTCTCTGTCTTACTATATAGAGACAGCCCGCACTTGTGAGTGCCTTGTAATTAATACTAATTATGTCTGCTGATGTGCTATTGACCTTCAGTCTCATATTCAGCTACTGTCAGCTGAGACAGATACGTTTATTACTGCTTCCTTCTTCATTCCACCATGCATTTCCAACTTCTGCCCAGAGTAAAGCCCCAGGTGACATGCTGTGGTGCCATTGCATCTTCCCTGTAGAGCTCTGCTTTGACATGAATTGGGCAGTGGGGGTGTGGGTTGCTAAACACCAATGTGTCTACCtgcaaattttctttaaaaagttaattaagcAATAATACATTGCAGAATCTTGTCACATCATAAAAATTGATGTCTCCAGTTTGATAAAGGAAAGAATAATCACTGCCATTTATGCTTCAGTCTCGTAATTTTATAGCATCTATTATTCAACACATACAATAGTGAAAGAGCAGCAGATAAGAATAGTGGGTTCCAGCTGTACAACATGCTCATGTATACATCTACAGAGCTGGATATATATAACTGAGCCTGAGAGTTAGAACAAACACATGGACAAAGGCTAATGATGCATACACTCATATCTTATTTCTGTGCAGTAACAAGTGTTTTATTCTGGAGGGAACTGAGCAGTTTGGCTTTCATCTAGCACACTAAAGGTTTAACTTAGAGCTCAGAATATAAAACTGTTATCGATTTCTTGTTCTTTAGGTTACACATGAGCTTCAGTGTAATGTATTAGACTAGTTTCTgaggtggagaaaaaaaccccacttttaaTAAAGTCTATGTCATCCATATTACAGAGTGATGGGGGAACATGATGTTTTCCTGTATTGTGATATCCATGGTCACAACAGGAAACAAAATGTCTTCATGTATGGTTGTGATAGAAAGCAGCAGGCAAAAGCACCATACATGCATCCACGTGTCTTCCCACTCCTGCTGAGCAAGAGCTGCCCAGATAAGGTATGCAAATGTCTAGCTAGAAATGTACTCACCTGAAAATTCAAGCACTGTCTGGGATCCCTAATTTTTTGTTAAGCTATCACATTTACTAAAAGACTACACTTCATCCCGTAAAATAATCTTCAATTGCCTAAAACTAGAAATGGtacaaatatgaaattttaaCTCCTTTGAAATTCCAGTACTCCAAAGAGTATCCTGCTGAATTGGGACATAAAGTTAGcattttttgaagattttttaaaagaatgaagaaaaaagaatatcaAAGTAACATTATTTTAACAATGTCAAAAACTAACATTAAATATTGTGTACTCCTAtattaaatgcagttttaaaatacaatattgtagaattaaaaacaaacaagtaaacaaataagaaactaaagaagaaaaatatttctccgTGTTGAATCCTTttgaaaacttattttgaaaattgtGTCAAAATCACCATGTTTGTGTAAGAtatttcagtttggaaaaaaaaaaaaggtttagtaGGAAATGACGGTTTTTAACATATGTCATTTTCCAGCAAAATCTGACTGCAATAAACTTCTTTTGAACCAGAGAGGTTGCAAAGGCTCAGGAATAAAACAACACACAACCTAAACTACTAGATGTCATTGCATACTTGCAGCTAATGCCGTTTTCCTCCAACATCAATAATGAGGTGGTTGTGAGCTCCAGATCCATATGTATCAAACTGTTGGTCTATTAACTCATGAGAGAAGAGTTAGTCCAACTTTTTAGTAAATATGCATGTTTGTATATAACAGGATTTATGGTAACTCAGCTGGTCATCTCTCTATATAGGATCATTCAGAACCAGTAAGTACAGCcacataaaaaattatttgcagacgTCTCAGAAATCCTTAGAGTAAAATAAGCTTTTAATCAAAGGCCTCATTTCACCTATATCTCCATTATATCAGTAATGAAAGTATGCTCTGAACTATGTTATGCAATATTTAAGTAGTGAAAACTCACAATTGTTTACCTCGTACATAAGATTTAAACAAACATGCAgggttaaaattaaattattgcatCTTCCTATTTACTTCAAAATCTAATGCTGTACCTGTCTTTTAAGTTCTCATTCCCAGACTGCCATTTCAGGGTCCAAAAGAGCAAAAAAGGCATAGGTCGAGTGGAAATGTGGAAGATGGGCATCAACAACAGCTACACTTTGGAAGCCTCTATCTGTAGGTCTAAGTTGGGTGAGACAATTCCCTGTAGCTATGTAGTAGGAGTCATCAAACAAGacctttacttttattttttcatggaaaatggtAGCTTGAGCTACCATCCCCTTGTTGGTGTTCTGTCTTTTTGGGTAGAAATGAATGATGATTTAAGATAAGAGTTGAAAAAACCACTAAAACTATGGCATTCACCTAGGAACCTTTCAGGCCACCTCTAGCATTATTGCATATGTACAACATTAGTGGATGGCAAATTAAAAGCAGTAACTAAAGCCAGTTGTATTTTTAGGAAATTTTGTAATAGGTTATAGTTAACGTCCTCTGAGTGGATAGATGTGTTCATATAGGCAGAATAATGATCTGTAATCATCTGTATAAAATTCTGACAGTCATAGACCTTCTAGCATCTGTCAGTGAAAGGTATGTTAGTTTGCAGTCAGCCACAATCCTGAAATATCACAGATACCTATCAGTCAGCAAGatgactgacatttttatttctgtcttgctCCTACTGATACTGCAGGCTGCAGACAAAGCACCCATTTCAATGTGAAAGACTTGGAGTCAATAGGACAGCATTTCTGTGGTGCTCTTTTGAGCTGCTGTGTTCATAAGAAGGAGGTAAGGGAAGTCCCCCCTAGGCTTTTCTCCTGCCTCAGTTCATCCTACTGTGACAAAGCATATACTCTATAGGGTTGTAGCAATAATAAAACTGATAATGGCTTTCTTTAAGCAGTAAACTAAATTTGTGGTGTTTGTTATTATTATCTGTGCCTGAAGGAACATGAGAAAGTAGTGAAACAGCAAGCCAGGGTGAACTCCAAGGTCCTCAATTCTGATGTGTTAGACTGGGATTCCAGGTAACTTAGAACTATTCAGATATGCCATAATTTATTACATGTTTTCTGCACCTCATAAATACTGCCAAAGTAAATGTTAGAAATATTACTAAAATTAGACTTTTAATTGTCACACTCTTTGATTTAACAGTCCTTAAAAGATTGCATACAAATCTTACATCCAAGCCTTAATAGCCAGTTCATTAGAAGTAGAGCTCTGTATCTACCCCAGGTGGCCTTCCTGGGGAGAAATGAAACTGAGTTGGTACAGAGCTTGGTCTACTGCATCACTTAAATCAATATGCTTTTTTTCAGCCTTACCTTTTGCAGAGCAATCTAGCCACAATATAAGTTATATTGAATGGTTTTGTGTAAATCTAATTTCGTTAACCATGGAAGATGCCAGTCTGATTCCATTCAGCCAAAGGGGCTAAGTTCAGGGTAACTGGTAGCAGTGCAAGAACCTGTACGCTGACCAAACAATACACCTGTTAAACATGATCAGCTCCTTCTGTGCCAGTGCTGACTGGAGTGACTGCAAGATCAGTTGTGCAGGTGATTTGGGAGAGGTGGGCATTTATGTGTTATGAACAGCTGTGGCCCTATGGTCATTCATTAGGGAATAAAACttttgtacatttcttttttgGGGAAACCAGTAGGTTGGATCTATCTCATCAAACTATGCCCAGAGTATAGAAATCAAGAGCTGAGCTTCACAACTGATGCTgaactgcaagaaaataaaaagagacacAAGATCCTGATGCATTATCAGAGAACTAGGAGAAGGCTTGCTGGGAACAAAGAGAATGATGTTATGTGAGAGGATTTAGGAGGAGAGTGAGAAGGTGTGTGAAGCAGAACTAAAAGAAACCTAGGTAGAAGCA
This genomic window contains:
- the LOC141924447 gene encoding LOW QUALITY PROTEIN: cytosolic carboxypeptidase 3-like (The sequence of the model RefSeq protein was modified relative to this genomic sequence to represent the inferred CDS: inserted 1 base in 1 codon; substituted 1 base at 1 genomic stop codon), with protein sequence MYSEMRDLYPPMQIIHQKGDNTLIFEAWFESGNLQKVVKVNEFEYQLTLRTDLYTSRHTQWYYFQVNNMQAGMPYHFTIVNFTKHNSLYKXGLSEADAKKHKVGWRRTGNEIKYYKNNAGQGRRQYFSLTWTFQFPHDQDTCYFAHCYPYTYSNLQEHLVAISKDPVKFKFCKIHILCHSLAGNIVYVLTITSPPRSGKGTKKKAVTLTVRVHPGETXSSWIMKGFLDYILGDSDKAQLLQENFVFKVVPMLNPDGVIVGNHRCSLTGQDLNRKYGSNMKKFYPSFWYTRNMIKRVMGEHDVFLYCDIHGHNRKQNVFMYGCDRKQQAKAPYMHPRVFPLLLSKSCPDKFSFPDCHFRVQKSKKGIGRVEMWKMGINNSYTLEASICRSKLGCRQSTHFNVKDLESIGQHFCGALLSCCVHKKEEHEKVVKQQARVNSKVLNSDVLDWDSSSQTSDSPISCDLVAHQIKLCTKKKTKTSGKHFHSIAKNRSHKSKNTQGIETQHKIFQVLDPVKKVRTPITANSRRCRGFSVLLQ